A genomic stretch from Achromobacter spanius includes:
- a CDS encoding tripartite tricarboxylate transporter TctB family protein codes for MFIAIGGAFSIQATEYSMGSAARMGPGYFPFWLGIVLALMGAVVLISALAKSADTTTITRYDFRILFLVIGSVVLYGFALRYLGLYISVFLLVLVSSLASHEFNWKVAVANGLFLVAFSYLAFIRGLGLIFPLWPSVFGN; via the coding sequence ATGTTTATTGCTATTGGTGGCGCCTTTTCCATACAGGCCACCGAATATTCCATGGGAAGCGCGGCCCGCATGGGACCGGGATACTTCCCGTTCTGGCTGGGCATCGTGCTGGCGCTGATGGGCGCGGTCGTGCTGATCAGCGCGCTGGCCAAGAGCGCCGATACCACCACCATCACCCGCTACGATTTCCGCATCCTCTTCCTGGTGATCGGGTCGGTGGTGCTCTACGGTTTCGCGCTGCGGTACCTGGGGCTTTACATCTCGGTGTTCCTGCTGGTTCTCGTCAGCAGCCTCGCCAGCCATGAATTCAATTGGAAAGTCGCCGTCGCCAACGGCCTGTTCCTGGTGGCGTTCTCCTACCTTGCCTTCATACGCGGCCTGGGTTTGATATTTCCGCTGTGGCCCAGCGTTTTCGGCAACTAG
- a CDS encoding tripartite tricarboxylate transporter permease, whose translation MELLQNLMLGFSVAFTPENLSYAFLGCLLGTLVGVLPGLGPVPTIAMLLPITYVLPPTAGLIMLAGIYYGTQYGGSTTAILVNLPGETSAVVTVLDGHQMARNGRAGAALSLAAIGSFFAGSVATVLIAAFAPPLAEVAFAFGPAEYFSLMALGLIGAVVLASGSLPKAICMILLGLLLGMVGTDVNSGVARYDFSIPELQDGIDFAIVAMGVFGLSEIMANLEQKENRVEITDKVGSLYPSRQEFREAAPAIIRGTALGSALGILPGGGSVLSAFASYTLEKKLSKEPERFGKGHPAGLAGPESANNAGAQTSFIPLLTLGIPGNAVMALMVGAMTIHNIQPGPQVMTSHPDLFWGLIASMWIGNLMLVILNLPLIGIWVKLLRVPYRMLFPAILVFCTIGVYSLNYNVFDIFMFAIFGVIGYIWSKLGCEGAPLLLGLVLGPMMEENFRRALLLSRGDFSTFVTRPLSATLLAMAAILLVLVMLPALRKKREETFVEVD comes from the coding sequence ATGGAACTTCTACAAAACCTGATGCTGGGTTTCTCCGTGGCGTTCACCCCGGAAAACCTCAGCTATGCATTCCTGGGTTGCCTGCTGGGCACGCTGGTCGGCGTTTTGCCGGGGTTGGGCCCCGTTCCCACCATCGCCATGCTGCTTCCCATCACGTATGTGTTGCCGCCCACGGCCGGCCTGATCATGCTGGCGGGCATTTACTACGGCACCCAGTACGGCGGTTCGACCACGGCCATTCTGGTGAACTTGCCCGGCGAGACGTCCGCGGTGGTGACGGTGCTGGACGGCCACCAGATGGCGCGCAATGGCAGAGCGGGCGCCGCGCTGTCCCTTGCCGCCATCGGCTCATTTTTCGCGGGTAGCGTAGCCACCGTGCTGATCGCGGCATTTGCGCCGCCCTTGGCGGAAGTGGCGTTTGCGTTCGGCCCGGCGGAGTACTTTTCGCTGATGGCGCTGGGCCTGATCGGTGCGGTCGTGCTGGCCTCGGGCTCGCTGCCCAAAGCCATCTGCATGATCTTGCTGGGCCTGCTGCTGGGCATGGTGGGTACCGACGTCAATTCCGGGGTCGCCCGCTACGACTTCAGCATTCCGGAGCTGCAGGACGGTATCGATTTCGCGATTGTGGCCATGGGTGTTTTCGGCCTGTCGGAAATCATGGCCAACCTGGAGCAGAAAGAGAATCGCGTCGAGATCACCGACAAGGTGGGTTCGCTGTACCCCAGCCGCCAGGAATTCCGCGAAGCGGCACCCGCCATCATCCGGGGTACCGCCCTGGGTTCGGCGCTGGGTATCTTGCCCGGTGGCGGTTCGGTGTTGTCGGCGTTTGCCTCCTACACGCTTGAGAAGAAGCTGTCGAAAGAGCCCGAGCGCTTTGGCAAGGGCCATCCGGCCGGTCTGGCGGGGCCGGAGTCGGCCAACAACGCCGGCGCGCAAACCTCGTTCATTCCCTTGCTGACGCTGGGTATTCCGGGCAACGCGGTGATGGCGTTGATGGTGGGGGCTATGACCATCCACAACATCCAGCCCGGCCCGCAAGTGATGACCAGCCACCCCGATCTGTTCTGGGGCCTGATCGCCTCGATGTGGATCGGCAACCTGATGCTGGTGATCCTGAACCTGCCGCTGATCGGCATCTGGGTGAAATTGCTGCGCGTGCCTTACCGCATGCTGTTCCCGGCCATTCTCGTGTTCTGCACGATCGGGGTGTACTCACTGAACTACAACGTGTTCGATATCTTCATGTTCGCCATCTTTGGCGTCATTGGGTATATCTGGAGCAAGTTGGGTTGCGAGGGCGCGCCGCTGTTGCTGGGCTTGGTGCTGGGTCCCATGATGGAAGAAAACTTCCGCCGGGCGCTGTTGCTGTCGCGAGGTGATTTCAGCACGTTCGTCACCCGCCCGCTGTCGGCGACGCTGCTGGCCATGGCCGCCATCCTGCTGGTGCTGGTGATGCTGCCGGCCCTGCGCAAGAAACGCGAGGAAACGTTCGTCGAGGTCGACTGA
- a CDS encoding PIN domain-containing protein: MSGILRRLLLRLAAAGVFTPVWTERIGEEWRRNAARIWDIPPEVLAEFWAEMNASFPLANEVDTQVYEASLRYSDPKDFHVIAAGLARRARCGLQQPPVVQVLTWNLKDFNRSELRRQGLDVYNPDRMLVQWWQADAARMREAVAQIPADYIALDREPLPLATILHRERLYGLKSLVARETA, from the coding sequence ATGTCCGGCATCCTGCGCAGGCTGTTGTTGCGTCTGGCCGCGGCTGGCGTGTTCACCCCCGTCTGGACCGAACGCATCGGTGAAGAATGGCGGCGCAACGCGGCGCGCATCTGGGATATTCCGCCCGAAGTGCTGGCTGAGTTCTGGGCCGAGATGAACGCCAGCTTTCCCCTGGCCAACGAGGTCGATACGCAGGTGTACGAAGCATCGCTGCGCTACAGCGACCCGAAGGACTTCCATGTGATTGCGGCCGGATTGGCGCGGCGAGCACGCTGTGGCTTGCAGCAGCCGCCCGTGGTGCAGGTGCTGACCTGGAATCTGAAGGATTTCAACCGTTCGGAATTGCGCCGCCAGGGCCTGGACGTCTACAACCCGGACCGCATGCTGGTGCAATGGTGGCAGGCCGACGCGGCGCGCATGCGCGAGGCCGTGGCCCAGATTCCCGCCGACTACATCGCGTTGGACCGCGAGCCGTTGCCGTTGGCCACCATCTTGCATCGTGAACGCTTGTATGGCTTAAAGAGCCTGGTGGCGCGCGAGACAGCCTGA